CACTGAGCGTCGAGGAGGCGTACGTGGCAGGCGGCATGAAGGGCCGCACGCTCGACGCGGATATGAGTCTGTTTGATTCGGGCCTGCGCCCCGGGTCAACGGTAACTATCAGTCAGGTCAGCGACCAGTTCAACGTCCCCGGTCAGGACCGTGGCCCGGTGGTTGCCACGCTGCGCGTAGTCTCCGGCCCGGACGCTGGCAAGGAGTTTTCCTTGCCAGCTGGTTCGAGCTACCTCGGGCGGGACCGCAGCGCCGATATCCGCTTCCATGACCCCATGATGTCCAAGCGCCATGCCCGCATCAACATTGGCGAATCCATCGAGATCATCGACACCGGCTCTGCTAACGGTCTGCTCATGGGAGGCACGCGGATCAGCCGGGTTGCCCTGACCTCATCAGATGAAATCACCCTGGGCGACACCGTGATCAGCGTGGTCGCCCTGAGCCGGTCCGGCGCCTCCGCGAGTACCAACCCACTGGTGGAATTCAACCGTTCACCCCGTGTGATCCGCAACTTCCCACTTCGGGCCCGCCAGCTGCCCGAGGGTCCTAAACGACCGCAGAAGCAGAACTTCCCGCTGATCATGATGTTTGTGCCGCTCCTCATGGGCGGTGTGATGTTCGCGGTGACGGGGAGTCTGTTCGCCATGATTTTCATGCTCATGATGCCCCTGATGTACATCGGCATGTATATGGACCAGAAGCGGCAGGCAAAGATCGCGCTGCGCGAGGCCATTGAGCAGTTTGAGGGCGCCATGGAGTTCTTCACTCATGACATGGAGCGGTTGCAGAAAGTTGAACGCGCGGTCCGGCTGACTGAGGCACCGTCTGTGTCTGAAACTGTCGACGCGATCTATAAACTGGGACCTCTGTTGTGGACGCACCGGCCCGAGCACGAGGGGTTCCTCGGCGTCCGATTTGGTCTGGGCACTGCACTGTCACGAACCCCCATAGAGGCTGCCGCGAGCAACGACACCGTTCCCGAGTACATGGAGCGGCTACAGGCAGCAGCCGAGAGGTTCCGAATCATCCACGACGTGCCGATTGTTTCGCAGCTGCGCAGCTCCGGGGCCCTCGGTATTGCCGGTCCCCGAGGAGCCGTCGACGATGTCGCTCGCGGTCTCGTGGTCCAACTCGTGGGTTTGCACTCGCCGGCCGAACTTGTCGTCACCTCGATGACAAGCGTGGAATCGCGCAAACGGTGGGACTGGCTACAGTGGCTCCCGCACGCTGGTTCCGTGCACAGCCCGATCGACGGCGACCACCTCGCTGCTGGTCCAGCAGCATCCGCCGCACTACTGTCGCGGCTGGAAGACCTCATCGAATCGCGGGGCCGCAGTATTGAATCTCGGGGCGTGCTCCGTGGCAAGGCTGGCCCTGAATCCCCGCTCAAGATCCCTGCGCCGGTGTTGCCCTCAGTGCTGGTGATCGTCGAGGACGACGTCAGCGTGGACCGGCCGCGTCTAACTCGCATGACAGAGGTTGGGGCCGACGTCGGAATCCACGTGGTGTGGGTCGCAACGAGTGTTGCGTCGTTGCCGGCCTGCTGCCGCGATTTCATGAGTGTAGACGGCGAGAACGGAACAACCACCGGACAGGTTCGCATCGGTGAACTGACCTATCCGGTCAGCTGCGAAAGCGTAGACGCGGACGTGGCCGCGCAGCTGGCACGCATGCTGGCGCCGGTTACAGACATCGGACATCCTGTTGCGGACGATTCGGACCTTCCCCGGGCGGTGTCCTACGTGACCCTTGCCGGGCACGACATCATCGAAACAACCTCCCATGTGGCGGATCGCTGGCACGAGAACAACTCGGTGGCGGCAACAGCGGTTGCCAACCGGAAACATCAGGGTTCCCTCAGGGCACTGGTGGGCTCGCGCGGTGTGGAACCGATGTATCTGGACCTCAAATTGGAAGGCCCACACGCGTTGGTCGGCGGGACCACGGGCGCCGGTAAATCCGAGTTTCTGCAATCGTGGGTGCTGGGGATGGCCGCCGCCTACAGCCCGGACCGTCTGACCTTTCTCTTTGTGGATTACAAGGGCGGTGCCGCGTTTGCCGACTGCGTACAGCTCCCGCATACCGTAGGACTCGTGACGGACCTGTCCCCGCACCTGGTTCGTCGCGCTCTGACGTCCCTGCGCGCGGAACTTCACTACCGGGAACATCTGCTCAACCGTAAAAAAGCCAAAGACCTGCTCGCCATGGAACGTGAAGCGGATCCTGAGACCCCGCCCTCGCTGGTCATCGTGGTCGATGAGTTCGCCGCTCTGGCCAATGAAGTCCCCGAATTTGTGGACGGCGTGGTTGACGTTGCTGCCCGTGGACGTTCTCTGGGACTGCATCTGATCCTCGCCACTCAGCGCCCCTCCGGAGTTATCAAGGACAACCTGCGGGCCAACACCAACATGCGCATTGCCCTACGTATGGCCGACGCCGATGATTCCGAGGACATCCTCGGGGACAAGATGGCTGCCTACTTCAGCCCGGGGATACCCGGCCGCGGCGCGGCAAAGACGGGACCGGGTCGCATCCAGGGGTTTCAGACCGGCTACGCCGGTGGTTGGACCACCAAGACGCCACCGCGGCCGCGAATTGACGTGGTCGAAATGAACTTCGGATCCGGTCAACAGTGGGAACCGCAGGTGATGGCAGCTTCTGACGATGAGCCGGGAGGCCCCAACGACATTGCCCGGATCGTGGACAACGTGTCCATGGCCGCCGTCGAACTCGGGATTAGGAAGCCAAGGAAACCGTGGTTGGAAGAGCTGGCGGACACCTACGATCTCGCGAAACTGCCTAATCCACGGACTGACGAAAAACTCTTGCTCGGTGTTGTCGACGACCCGGCGCATCAGGACCAGCCAACGGTCTACTACGAGCCGGACGCGCAGGGAAACATGGCCGTCGTCGGCGCTTCGGGTTCGGGTAAATCCGCTGTCCTGCGCACCGTCGCGGTTGCCGCCGCGGCTACCGTACGGGGTGGGCCAATCGAGATCTACGGCATCGACTGCGCCTCCAACGGCCTGCAAATGCTCGAGGAACTTCCACACGTTGGTGCGATCCTGAATGGGGACGACGACGAGCGGATCGGAAGGCTGCTGCGGCACATCAAGGGCATTATCGACGAGCGTGCCGATACCTTTGCCCAGGTCAAGGCATCCACGATCGGCGAGTATCGCCAGGCCGCTGGCAGACCGGACGAGCCGCGCATCCTGATTCTCGTGGACGGGCTCGGGGCGTTCCGGGAAAAGTACGAGTTCCGCAGTGGTATGAACCACATGGACGTGCTGCAGCAGATCGCCACCGATGGCCGGCCTATGGGCGTCCATATTGTTGCTGCCGGTGACAGGCCCAACGCCATCCCGGCGTCGTTGTCCGCCACCATTCAGTGTCGTGTGGTGCTGCGCATGGCCAAGCCGGATGACTACATGATGATGGATCAGCCCGACGACGTCCTAAACAGTTCATCACCGCCCGGACGAGCGTTGTTGGGCAAGCAGGAAATGCAGATGGCCATCCTCGGCGGTAACGCCAACCTCGCGGTCCAGGCCCGGGAAGTGCACAAATTACGGGATGCGATGATCCGTCGAGGCGTTCCGGAAGCAGCTGGCGTTCTCAGTCTCCCAGAGTCGGTGAACGTGGACGTACTGCCCGTGGGGAAGCCAGGCCACCCAGTCATTGGTGTGGACGATTACAACCTTGAACCGGCTTCCGTTGCCGCTACTGGTGCGTTTATGCTCACAGGGCCTCCCGGCTCGGGACGAACCGTTGCCCTCGTCACCATGGCCGCCGCGCTCAAGGCCTGTTCGCCTGGAACTAAGCGAATCTATCTGGGTTCGCGTAAATCGGGTATTGCGTCACTGCCGGTCTGGGATGAGGCCTATGCGGGCACAGACGCGGTGGAGGAAGCATTGGAGCGAATCAAGAAGTACACGGAATTAGCGCCCGACGGCGCCGCCTACTTCATTGAGGGCCTCACCGAATTCACTGACACCGGCGCAGAAATGGACCTCAACTCTCTGGTGAGTCAGGCGGTCAAAGCGAACCAGTGGATTGTTGGCGAGGCCGAGACCTCCACGTGGTCGAGCGCTTGGACTCTTGCGGGTGCCTTCAAATCAGGTAGGCGTGGGCTCATGCTCAACCCGGGGGAGCTGGACTCGGACACGCTGCTCAACACGTCCGTGGGCAGGGTCAACCCACTCTTTGTCCCGGGCCGCGGTTACCTCATTGGCCGGGGAAAGGCCGTCAAACTGCAGGTCGCAACCACGTCTGTTTGAGGCGTCGCACCATGGCCAGTTCTGCATGGGTGGCCCTGCATGGGTAGGGCTGCCCATCGACGGAACGGCCCAGCAGGGATAGATTTTTATTAGAAGCGCGGTTGGAAATGCTAACCGGCAGTCCGAAAGGCGGCGATAGATATGGCTAACATCACTCACGGTAATAACCCGGAACAGATGGCTCAGCTGAGCCAGCAGCTCAACAAGGGCGAGCAGGACATCAACTCCCTGGTCAAGACCCTCACGAGCCAGCTGAACCAGACCGCTTGGGAAGGCCCTGACGCCAAGAACTTCCGTAGCGACTGGGAAGGTCACCGCAGCTCGTTGACGCAGATCGCCAACAAACTCAGTGAAGTTTCCAAGATCGTCATGAAGAACAAGCAGCAGCAGGAACAGACTTCCGGCGCCTAGTCTCGGGTTTTACCGGAGAAAGGGCTCGCAGCATGGCTGCGGGCCCTTTCTACTTTTAAGGACGTAGCTGCGAGTACATATACATGTCCTGCCGCTTCCCACCGACGTCTTGCCAACTGTGCAACAGCCCTTCCCGGAGAAAGCCGCAAGTCTCGGCTGCCCGCCACGACCCTTCATTCCATGGCTCGACGTACAGCTCCAACCGATGCACACCTGCCTGGTCCAGTGCCCAATTGGTCAGTCCGCTCAGGGCATGCGTGACAGCGCCCTTGCGACGTTGGCTGGGCGCAACCCAGTAGCCAATGTTTGCCCGCCCTTGATCAAGGTCCTTCAGCCACAGGCCAATCTGTCCGATGGCCTTGTCGGAAACTGCTTCGGCTATGGCGAATGAATAACCTGACCCGTCAGTGAGCCGCTGGTGCTGCCGCTTGATGAAAGCCAGTGCTTCCGCTTCAGAGCCGTTGGTGGGGACTGAGGTGATCAATGGAATCAGCGGGTCGCTGGATACTTCCTGAATAAGCGGGATATCGAATGAAGTAAACGATCGCAGCCGATAGGATCCGGCATCTATTTCGGGGAGGTCCAGAGTTCTCACATTTCGACACTACAAGAAGAAGTAGCCGTCACAACGTCGTGTTCGCGCCACCCCGCGGATCTGTGGTTCGCTAGGCAGGCTGATGGGCGCACAGAGTTGGATGTCACAGTGCGTGCCGTTGCCTGCCTCTCGATCGACAAATTGAGGAATCAGCGCCAGGTACATAATGGCTGCCTTCGTATTCAGCAGGTTCGTCACGAGCCCTCGGGCGCCATAAAATCAGTCATGTGCAAATCGTAGCTGGCAGCACCGACAGCCACCGCGGTTCACATCGTTTACCGCTCACTATCGGGGTTTCCTCCACGCCCAGATTCTTTCAGTGGCGTCCATCCCGACGGCAGCGCTGTTCCCATGTCACTACGCGCGGTGTCGGCCTCAGCAGACCAGCCCTGGACGACGCCGGTGTGAGTGAAGCCACCGCGGGCGATGCGAAAACCAACATCGGGATGGCTCATGCCGGGGGCGCCGCCGCGTCGGGTGGACGCTCGGACGCTCCATACAGGGTCCGCGTATCCTCCACCACGGAATACTCGATAATCGCCATATCGGGCGGGGTCCAAGAAATCCCAGCACCATTCCCACACATTTCCGAGAGTGTCGTAGAGGCCAAATGGATTCGCCACCTTCGAGCCCACCTCCTGTGCACGGTCCACCTCATCCAGTGCCGTCCACGCCACCTGGTTGAGCGGGCCGTAATGCGGGCCAGAGACCCCAGCACGACACGCATATTCCCACTCGGCCTCTGTGGGCAGTCGATAAC
This region of Arthrobacter roseus genomic DNA includes:
- a CDS encoding FtsK/SpoIIIE domain-containing protein, which codes for MKIRLTLRREPQEPKDLAVTVDGMATVGDVAHELYTADPGRSSTSVPGRLSLSVEEAYVAGGMKGRTLDADMSLFDSGLRPGSTVTISQVSDQFNVPGQDRGPVVATLRVVSGPDAGKEFSLPAGSSYLGRDRSADIRFHDPMMSKRHARINIGESIEIIDTGSANGLLMGGTRISRVALTSSDEITLGDTVISVVALSRSGASASTNPLVEFNRSPRVIRNFPLRARQLPEGPKRPQKQNFPLIMMFVPLLMGGVMFAVTGSLFAMIFMLMMPLMYIGMYMDQKRQAKIALREAIEQFEGAMEFFTHDMERLQKVERAVRLTEAPSVSETVDAIYKLGPLLWTHRPEHEGFLGVRFGLGTALSRTPIEAAASNDTVPEYMERLQAAAERFRIIHDVPIVSQLRSSGALGIAGPRGAVDDVARGLVVQLVGLHSPAELVVTSMTSVESRKRWDWLQWLPHAGSVHSPIDGDHLAAGPAASAALLSRLEDLIESRGRSIESRGVLRGKAGPESPLKIPAPVLPSVLVIVEDDVSVDRPRLTRMTEVGADVGIHVVWVATSVASLPACCRDFMSVDGENGTTTGQVRIGELTYPVSCESVDADVAAQLARMLAPVTDIGHPVADDSDLPRAVSYVTLAGHDIIETTSHVADRWHENNSVAATAVANRKHQGSLRALVGSRGVEPMYLDLKLEGPHALVGGTTGAGKSEFLQSWVLGMAAAYSPDRLTFLFVDYKGGAAFADCVQLPHTVGLVTDLSPHLVRRALTSLRAELHYREHLLNRKKAKDLLAMEREADPETPPSLVIVVDEFAALANEVPEFVDGVVDVAARGRSLGLHLILATQRPSGVIKDNLRANTNMRIALRMADADDSEDILGDKMAAYFSPGIPGRGAAKTGPGRIQGFQTGYAGGWTTKTPPRPRIDVVEMNFGSGQQWEPQVMAASDDEPGGPNDIARIVDNVSMAAVELGIRKPRKPWLEELADTYDLAKLPNPRTDEKLLLGVVDDPAHQDQPTVYYEPDAQGNMAVVGASGSGKSAVLRTVAVAAAATVRGGPIEIYGIDCASNGLQMLEELPHVGAILNGDDDERIGRLLRHIKGIIDERADTFAQVKASTIGEYRQAAGRPDEPRILILVDGLGAFREKYEFRSGMNHMDVLQQIATDGRPMGVHIVAAGDRPNAIPASLSATIQCRVVLRMAKPDDYMMMDQPDDVLNSSSPPGRALLGKQEMQMAILGGNANLAVQAREVHKLRDAMIRRGVPEAAGVLSLPESVNVDVLPVGKPGHPVIGVDDYNLEPASVAATGAFMLTGPPGSGRTVALVTMAAALKACSPGTKRIYLGSRKSGIASLPVWDEAYAGTDAVEEALERIKKYTELAPDGAAYFIEGLTEFTDTGAEMDLNSLVSQAVKANQWIVGEAETSTWSSAWTLAGAFKSGRRGLMLNPGELDSDTLLNTSVGRVNPLFVPGRGYLIGRGKAVKLQVATTSV
- a CDS encoding WXG100 family type VII secretion target, which gives rise to MANITHGNNPEQMAQLSQQLNKGEQDINSLVKTLTSQLNQTAWEGPDAKNFRSDWEGHRSSLTQIANKLSEVSKIVMKNKQQQEQTSGA
- a CDS encoding GNAT family N-acetyltransferase, whose protein sequence is MRTLDLPEIDAGSYRLRSFTSFDIPLIQEVSSDPLIPLITSVPTNGSEAEALAFIKRQHQRLTDGSGYSFAIAEAVSDKAIGQIGLWLKDLDQGRANIGYWVAPSQRRKGAVTHALSGLTNWALDQAGVHRLELYVEPWNEGSWRAAETCGFLREGLLHSWQDVGGKRQDMYMYSQLRP
- a CDS encoding formylglycine-generating enzyme family protein, translating into MAHSSSGYRLPTEAEWEYACRAGVSGPHYGPLNQVAWTALDEVDRAQEVGSKVANPFGLYDTLGNVWEWCWDFLDPARYGDYRVFRGGGYADPVWSVRASTRRGGAPGMSHPDVGFRIARGGFTHTGVVQGWSAEADTARSDMGTALPSGWTPLKESGRGGNPDSER